In Zingiber officinale cultivar Zhangliang chromosome 8B, Zo_v1.1, whole genome shotgun sequence, a single genomic region encodes these proteins:
- the LOC122016887 gene encoding DUF21 domain-containing protein At4g14240-like isoform X4: MGAANALAVGRGMVMLVAAAAAAAADAGGGATEGGGKTVAVLQEAEDIPFGTPWWYVDAGVSCLLVLFAGIMSGLTLGLMSLGLVDLEILQRSGTLTEKKQAAKIIPVVQKQHQLLVTLLLCNAASMEALPIYLDKIFHPFVAVVLSVTFVLAFGEVIPQAICSRYGLAVGANFVWLVCILMVICYPISYPIGKAGKGGELTHDETTIISGALDLTEKTAEAAMTPIESTFSLEVNSKLDWEAIGKILARGHSRVPVYSGSPRNIIGLLLVKSLLSVRAETETPVSSVSIRRIPRVPADMPLYDILNEFQKGSSHMAAVVKAKGRSESLLPAKGEKSEEENEESSGISELKVPLLSKEGENSDSVIVDVDKQYQKQANGDKPALQQNDAAATVVTRLAEDVEEGEVIGIITLEDVFEELLQEEIVDETDEYVDVHKRIRVAAAAAAAFSVARTPSVRRLTGHKAVVRESEAVKLNTSKA, encoded by the exons ATGGGTGCGGCCAACGCGTTGGCGGTGGGGAGGGGGATGGTGATGTTAGTGGCGGCGGCTGCGGCTGCGGCTGCGGATGCCGGAGGAGGAGCGACTGAGGGAGGAGGGAAAACAGTGGCGGTTCTGCAGGAGGCGGAGGACATTCCGTTCGGGACGCCTTGGTGGTACGTCGACGCGGGGGTATCCTGCTTGCTGGTGCTATTCGCCGGGATAATGTCTGGACTCACTCTAGGGCTCATGTCGCTTGGTCTTGTCGACCTGGAGATCCTCCAGCGGAGCGGGACGTTGACCGAGAAGAAACAGGCAG CCAAAATTATTCCTGTTGTTCAAAAGCAACATCAACTTCTTGTGACTTTACTTTTATGCAATGCAGCTTCCATGGAG GCCCTTCCTATAtatcttgataaaatttttcatcCTTTTGTGGCTGTTGTCTTGTCTGTGACATTTGTTCTGGCTTTTGGGGAG GTTATTCCTCAAGCCATATGCTCAAGATATGGACTAGCTGTAGGTGCTAATTTTGTATGGCTAGTATGCATCTTGATGGTCATATGCTACCCAATTTCTTATCCTATTGGCAAG GCTGGTAAAGGTGGGGAGCTCACACACGATGAGACAACAATCATTAGTGGAGCCCTTGATTTGACCGAAAAG ACAGCTGAGGCGGCTATGACTCCCATTGAATCAACCTTCTCATTAGAAGTCAACTCAAAATTAGACTG GGAAGCAATTGGCAAGATTCTTGCCAGAGGTCATAGCCGTGTTCCTGTTTATTCCGGGAGTCCAAGAAATATCATTGGCCTTCTGCTG GTGAAAAGTCTTCTTAGTGTTCGTGCCGAGACAGAGACACCAGTTAGCTCTGTTTCTATCAGACGAATTCCAAG GGTTCCAGCAGATATGCCATTGTATGACATACTTAATGAATTTCAAAAGGGAAGCAGCCATATGGCTGCTGTTGTTAAAGCTAAAGGCAGAAGTGAGTCTCTCCTGCCCGCAAAAGGGGAGAAATCGGAGGAAGAAAACGAAGAATCTTCTGGAATCTCTGAATTGAAGGttcctttgttatcaaaagaaggCGAAAACTCGGATAGTGTTATTGTTGACGTTGACAAACAGTATCAAAAGCAGGCTAATGGAGATAAACCAGCCTTGCAACAGAATGATGCTGCAGCAACTGTGGTCACTCGGTTAGCAGAAGATGTAGAAGAAGGGGAAGTCATTGGCATCATCACCCTTGAGGATGTTTTTGAGGAACTCCTTCAA GAGGAGATAGTGGATGAGACGGATGAGTATGTTGATGTTCATAAAAG GATAAGGGTAGCTGCTGCTGCTGCAGCTGCTTTTTCAGTTGCTAGGACTCCATCTGTAAGAAGGTTGACCGGACATAAGGCAGTAGTAA GAGAAAGTGAAGCAGTGAAGCTGAATACTTCCAAGGCATGA
- the LOC122016887 gene encoding DUF21 domain-containing protein At4g14240-like isoform X1, with the protein MGAANALAVGRGMVMLVAAAAAAAADAGGGATEGGGKTVAVLQEAEDIPFGTPWWYVDAGVSCLLVLFAGIMSGLTLGLMSLGLVDLEILQRSGTLTEKKQAAKIIPVVQKQHQLLVTLLLCNAASMEALPIYLDKIFHPFVAVVLSVTFVLAFGEVIPQAICSRYGLAVGANFVWLVCILMVICYPISYPIGKILDCALGHNESALFRRAQLKALVSIHSLEAGKGGELTHDETTIISGALDLTEKTAEAAMTPIESTFSLEVNSKLDWEAIGKILARGHSRVPVYSGSPRNIIGLLLVKSLLSVRAETETPVSSVSIRRIPRVPADMPLYDILNEFQKGSSHMAAVVKAKGRSESLLPAKGEKSEEENEESSGISELKVPLLSKEGENSDSVIVDVDKQYQKQANGDKPALQQNDAAATVVTRLAEDVEEGEVIGIITLEDVFEELLQEEIVDETDEYVDVHKRIRVAAAAAAAFSVARTPSVRRLTGHKAVVRESEAVKLNTSKA; encoded by the exons ATGGGTGCGGCCAACGCGTTGGCGGTGGGGAGGGGGATGGTGATGTTAGTGGCGGCGGCTGCGGCTGCGGCTGCGGATGCCGGAGGAGGAGCGACTGAGGGAGGAGGGAAAACAGTGGCGGTTCTGCAGGAGGCGGAGGACATTCCGTTCGGGACGCCTTGGTGGTACGTCGACGCGGGGGTATCCTGCTTGCTGGTGCTATTCGCCGGGATAATGTCTGGACTCACTCTAGGGCTCATGTCGCTTGGTCTTGTCGACCTGGAGATCCTCCAGCGGAGCGGGACGTTGACCGAGAAGAAACAGGCAG CCAAAATTATTCCTGTTGTTCAAAAGCAACATCAACTTCTTGTGACTTTACTTTTATGCAATGCAGCTTCCATGGAG GCCCTTCCTATAtatcttgataaaatttttcatcCTTTTGTGGCTGTTGTCTTGTCTGTGACATTTGTTCTGGCTTTTGGGGAG GTTATTCCTCAAGCCATATGCTCAAGATATGGACTAGCTGTAGGTGCTAATTTTGTATGGCTAGTATGCATCTTGATGGTCATATGCTACCCAATTTCTTATCCTATTGGCAAG ATCCTTGATTGTGCACTTGGGCACAATGAGTCTGCACTATTTAGGCGTGCTCAGTTAAAAGCTCTAGTATCTATTCATAGTCTAGAG GCTGGTAAAGGTGGGGAGCTCACACACGATGAGACAACAATCATTAGTGGAGCCCTTGATTTGACCGAAAAG ACAGCTGAGGCGGCTATGACTCCCATTGAATCAACCTTCTCATTAGAAGTCAACTCAAAATTAGACTG GGAAGCAATTGGCAAGATTCTTGCCAGAGGTCATAGCCGTGTTCCTGTTTATTCCGGGAGTCCAAGAAATATCATTGGCCTTCTGCTG GTGAAAAGTCTTCTTAGTGTTCGTGCCGAGACAGAGACACCAGTTAGCTCTGTTTCTATCAGACGAATTCCAAG GGTTCCAGCAGATATGCCATTGTATGACATACTTAATGAATTTCAAAAGGGAAGCAGCCATATGGCTGCTGTTGTTAAAGCTAAAGGCAGAAGTGAGTCTCTCCTGCCCGCAAAAGGGGAGAAATCGGAGGAAGAAAACGAAGAATCTTCTGGAATCTCTGAATTGAAGGttcctttgttatcaaaagaaggCGAAAACTCGGATAGTGTTATTGTTGACGTTGACAAACAGTATCAAAAGCAGGCTAATGGAGATAAACCAGCCTTGCAACAGAATGATGCTGCAGCAACTGTGGTCACTCGGTTAGCAGAAGATGTAGAAGAAGGGGAAGTCATTGGCATCATCACCCTTGAGGATGTTTTTGAGGAACTCCTTCAA GAGGAGATAGTGGATGAGACGGATGAGTATGTTGATGTTCATAAAAG GATAAGGGTAGCTGCTGCTGCTGCAGCTGCTTTTTCAGTTGCTAGGACTCCATCTGTAAGAAGGTTGACCGGACATAAGGCAGTAGTAA GAGAAAGTGAAGCAGTGAAGCTGAATACTTCCAAGGCATGA
- the LOC122016887 gene encoding DUF21 domain-containing protein At4g14240-like isoform X2 — protein MGAANALAVGRGMVMLVAAAAAAAADAGGGATEGGGKTVAVLQEAEDIPFGTPWWYVDAGVSCLLVLFAGIMSGLTLGLMSLGLVDLEILQRSGTLTEKKQAAKIIPVVQKQHQLLVTLLLCNAASMEALPIYLDKIFHPFVAVVLSVTFVLAFGEVIPQAICSRYGLAVGANFVWLVCILMVICYPISYPIGKILDCALGHNESALFRRAQLKALVSIHSLEAGKGGELTHDETTIISGALDLTEKTAEAAMTPIESTFSLEVNSKLDWEAIGKILARGHSRVPVYSGSPRNIIGLLLVKSLLSVRAETETPVSSVSIRRIPRVPADMPLYDILNEFQKGSSHMAAVVKAKGRSESLLPAKGEKSEEENEESSGISELKVPLLSKEGENSDSVIVDVDKQYQKQANGDKPALQQNDAAATVVTRLAEDVEEGEVIGIITLEDVFEELLQEEIVDETDEYVDVHKRIRVAAAAAAAFSVARTPSVRRLTGHKAVEKVKQ, from the exons ATGGGTGCGGCCAACGCGTTGGCGGTGGGGAGGGGGATGGTGATGTTAGTGGCGGCGGCTGCGGCTGCGGCTGCGGATGCCGGAGGAGGAGCGACTGAGGGAGGAGGGAAAACAGTGGCGGTTCTGCAGGAGGCGGAGGACATTCCGTTCGGGACGCCTTGGTGGTACGTCGACGCGGGGGTATCCTGCTTGCTGGTGCTATTCGCCGGGATAATGTCTGGACTCACTCTAGGGCTCATGTCGCTTGGTCTTGTCGACCTGGAGATCCTCCAGCGGAGCGGGACGTTGACCGAGAAGAAACAGGCAG CCAAAATTATTCCTGTTGTTCAAAAGCAACATCAACTTCTTGTGACTTTACTTTTATGCAATGCAGCTTCCATGGAG GCCCTTCCTATAtatcttgataaaatttttcatcCTTTTGTGGCTGTTGTCTTGTCTGTGACATTTGTTCTGGCTTTTGGGGAG GTTATTCCTCAAGCCATATGCTCAAGATATGGACTAGCTGTAGGTGCTAATTTTGTATGGCTAGTATGCATCTTGATGGTCATATGCTACCCAATTTCTTATCCTATTGGCAAG ATCCTTGATTGTGCACTTGGGCACAATGAGTCTGCACTATTTAGGCGTGCTCAGTTAAAAGCTCTAGTATCTATTCATAGTCTAGAG GCTGGTAAAGGTGGGGAGCTCACACACGATGAGACAACAATCATTAGTGGAGCCCTTGATTTGACCGAAAAG ACAGCTGAGGCGGCTATGACTCCCATTGAATCAACCTTCTCATTAGAAGTCAACTCAAAATTAGACTG GGAAGCAATTGGCAAGATTCTTGCCAGAGGTCATAGCCGTGTTCCTGTTTATTCCGGGAGTCCAAGAAATATCATTGGCCTTCTGCTG GTGAAAAGTCTTCTTAGTGTTCGTGCCGAGACAGAGACACCAGTTAGCTCTGTTTCTATCAGACGAATTCCAAG GGTTCCAGCAGATATGCCATTGTATGACATACTTAATGAATTTCAAAAGGGAAGCAGCCATATGGCTGCTGTTGTTAAAGCTAAAGGCAGAAGTGAGTCTCTCCTGCCCGCAAAAGGGGAGAAATCGGAGGAAGAAAACGAAGAATCTTCTGGAATCTCTGAATTGAAGGttcctttgttatcaaaagaaggCGAAAACTCGGATAGTGTTATTGTTGACGTTGACAAACAGTATCAAAAGCAGGCTAATGGAGATAAACCAGCCTTGCAACAGAATGATGCTGCAGCAACTGTGGTCACTCGGTTAGCAGAAGATGTAGAAGAAGGGGAAGTCATTGGCATCATCACCCTTGAGGATGTTTTTGAGGAACTCCTTCAA GAGGAGATAGTGGATGAGACGGATGAGTATGTTGATGTTCATAAAAG GATAAGGGTAGCTGCTGCTGCTGCAGCTGCTTTTTCAGTTGCTAGGACTCCATCTGTAAGAAGGTTGACCGGACATAAGGCAGTA GAGAAAGTGAAGCAGTGA
- the LOC122016887 gene encoding DUF21 domain-containing protein At4g14240-like isoform X3: MGAANALAVGRGMVMLVAAAAAAAADAGGGATEGGGKTVAVLQEAEDIPFGTPWWYVDAGVSCLLVLFAGIMSGLTLGLMSLGLVDLEILQRSGTLTEKKQAAKIIPVVQKQHQLLVTLLLCNAASMEALPIYLDKIFHPFVAVVLSVTFVLAFGEVIPQAICSRYGLAVGANFVWLVCILMVICYPISYPIGKILDCALGHNESALFRRAQLKALVSIHSLEAGKGGELTHDETTIISGALDLTEKTAEAAMTPIESTFSLEVNSKLDWEAIGKILARGHSRVPVYSGSPRNIIGLLLVKSLLSVRAETETPVSSVSIRRIPRVPADMPLYDILNEFQKGSSHMAAVVKAKGRSESLLPAKGEKSEEENEESSGISELKVPLLSKEGENSDSVIVDVDKQYQKQANGDKPALQQNDAAATVVTRLAEDVEEGEVIGIITLEDVFEELLQEEIVDETDEYVDVHKRIRVAAAAAAAFSVARTPSVRRLTGHKAVVSRRK; this comes from the exons ATGGGTGCGGCCAACGCGTTGGCGGTGGGGAGGGGGATGGTGATGTTAGTGGCGGCGGCTGCGGCTGCGGCTGCGGATGCCGGAGGAGGAGCGACTGAGGGAGGAGGGAAAACAGTGGCGGTTCTGCAGGAGGCGGAGGACATTCCGTTCGGGACGCCTTGGTGGTACGTCGACGCGGGGGTATCCTGCTTGCTGGTGCTATTCGCCGGGATAATGTCTGGACTCACTCTAGGGCTCATGTCGCTTGGTCTTGTCGACCTGGAGATCCTCCAGCGGAGCGGGACGTTGACCGAGAAGAAACAGGCAG CCAAAATTATTCCTGTTGTTCAAAAGCAACATCAACTTCTTGTGACTTTACTTTTATGCAATGCAGCTTCCATGGAG GCCCTTCCTATAtatcttgataaaatttttcatcCTTTTGTGGCTGTTGTCTTGTCTGTGACATTTGTTCTGGCTTTTGGGGAG GTTATTCCTCAAGCCATATGCTCAAGATATGGACTAGCTGTAGGTGCTAATTTTGTATGGCTAGTATGCATCTTGATGGTCATATGCTACCCAATTTCTTATCCTATTGGCAAG ATCCTTGATTGTGCACTTGGGCACAATGAGTCTGCACTATTTAGGCGTGCTCAGTTAAAAGCTCTAGTATCTATTCATAGTCTAGAG GCTGGTAAAGGTGGGGAGCTCACACACGATGAGACAACAATCATTAGTGGAGCCCTTGATTTGACCGAAAAG ACAGCTGAGGCGGCTATGACTCCCATTGAATCAACCTTCTCATTAGAAGTCAACTCAAAATTAGACTG GGAAGCAATTGGCAAGATTCTTGCCAGAGGTCATAGCCGTGTTCCTGTTTATTCCGGGAGTCCAAGAAATATCATTGGCCTTCTGCTG GTGAAAAGTCTTCTTAGTGTTCGTGCCGAGACAGAGACACCAGTTAGCTCTGTTTCTATCAGACGAATTCCAAG GGTTCCAGCAGATATGCCATTGTATGACATACTTAATGAATTTCAAAAGGGAAGCAGCCATATGGCTGCTGTTGTTAAAGCTAAAGGCAGAAGTGAGTCTCTCCTGCCCGCAAAAGGGGAGAAATCGGAGGAAGAAAACGAAGAATCTTCTGGAATCTCTGAATTGAAGGttcctttgttatcaaaagaaggCGAAAACTCGGATAGTGTTATTGTTGACGTTGACAAACAGTATCAAAAGCAGGCTAATGGAGATAAACCAGCCTTGCAACAGAATGATGCTGCAGCAACTGTGGTCACTCGGTTAGCAGAAGATGTAGAAGAAGGGGAAGTCATTGGCATCATCACCCTTGAGGATGTTTTTGAGGAACTCCTTCAA GAGGAGATAGTGGATGAGACGGATGAGTATGTTGATGTTCATAAAAG GATAAGGGTAGCTGCTGCTGCTGCAGCTGCTTTTTCAGTTGCTAGGACTCCATCTGTAAGAAGGTTGACCGGACATAAGGCAGTAGTAAGTAG GAGAAAGTGA